In Paraburkholderia phenazinium, the following are encoded in one genomic region:
- a CDS encoding 3-oxoacyl-ACP reductase produces the protein MKDTYLNFVNSPFGARLAHSIGLPKPEVLRRYRADQPEFDGLVAIGAGREPHLLDALAGVIARSGFTSVAHESAGLWIPLAARHALMTGRFEPADAGPHGRLAALIFDASGIEDSSQLDSLFAFFHDTLRSLGKCGRIVVLGRPPEACASPRQWTAQRALEGLTRSLGKEARRGITANLVYVAQGAEDEAEATLRFFLSPRSAYVSGQAVRIGAHGHADPDATAGAGAVAASGTTTLNWSQPLAGKRAVVTGAARGIGAAIANALAAEGAHVIGIDIPSAREALETTIRPLAGTALAFDIAAPETPAQIAAALDELGVDIVVHNAGITKDKTIARMTEAAWHSVIDINLSAQERLDEALLAAGTLRDGGRIVCVSSISGIAGNLGQTNYAASKAGVIGRVQSMAAQLAARRITINAVAPGFIETQMTAKIPLAIREAGRRMNSMSQGGQPADVAQTIAWLAHPGCAGITGQVVRVCGQSLIGA, from the coding sequence ATGAAAGACACCTACCTGAACTTCGTCAACTCGCCGTTCGGCGCGCGCCTCGCGCATTCGATCGGCTTGCCGAAGCCCGAGGTATTGCGCCGCTATCGCGCGGATCAGCCCGAGTTCGACGGGCTCGTCGCGATCGGTGCGGGGCGCGAGCCGCATCTGCTCGATGCGCTGGCGGGTGTGATCGCACGCAGCGGCTTCACTAGCGTCGCACATGAAAGCGCCGGCCTGTGGATACCGCTCGCCGCGCGCCACGCTCTGATGACAGGCCGCTTCGAGCCGGCCGACGCCGGGCCGCACGGACGGCTCGCCGCGCTGATCTTCGACGCGAGCGGCATCGAAGACAGCAGCCAGCTCGATAGCCTGTTCGCGTTCTTCCACGACACGCTGCGCTCGCTCGGCAAGTGCGGGCGAATTGTTGTATTGGGGAGGCCGCCCGAGGCCTGCGCGAGTCCGCGGCAATGGACCGCGCAACGGGCGCTCGAAGGACTGACGCGCTCGCTAGGCAAGGAAGCGCGGCGCGGGATCACGGCCAATCTGGTGTATGTCGCGCAAGGTGCCGAAGACGAGGCCGAAGCGACATTGCGCTTCTTTCTGTCGCCGCGTTCGGCTTATGTCTCGGGGCAGGCGGTGCGGATTGGCGCGCATGGTCATGCGGACCCGGATGCCACCGCCGGCGCCGGTGCAGTTGCTGCCTCTGGCACAACCACCCTCAACTGGTCCCAACCGCTCGCCGGCAAACGCGCCGTCGTCACAGGCGCGGCACGCGGCATCGGCGCGGCCATCGCCAACGCGCTCGCCGCCGAAGGCGCGCATGTGATCGGCATCGATATCCCATCCGCCCGCGAAGCGTTAGAGACGACGATCCGGCCGCTCGCCGGCACCGCCCTCGCCTTCGATATCGCCGCGCCCGAAACGCCCGCGCAAATCGCCGCCGCACTCGACGAACTCGGTGTCGACATTGTCGTGCACAACGCGGGCATCACCAAAGACAAGACCATCGCGCGCATGACCGAGGCCGCGTGGCACAGCGTGATCGACATCAACCTGTCCGCGCAGGAACGCCTCGACGAGGCCTTGCTCGCCGCCGGCACGCTGCGCGACGGTGGCCGCATCGTCTGCGTATCGTCGATCAGCGGCATCGCCGGCAACCTGGGCCAGACCAACTATGCGGCCTCGAAGGCCGGCGTGATCGGCCGCGTGCAAAGCATGGCGGCGCAGCTCGCCGCACGGCGCATTACGATTAACGCCGTCGCACCGGGGTTCATCGAAACCCAGATGACCGCGAAGATTCCGCTGGCGATCCGCGAAGCCGGCCGCCGCATGAATTCGATGAGCCAGGGCGGCCAGCCGGCGGATGTAGCCCAGACCATCGCATGGCTCGCGCATCCCGGTTGCGCGGGCATCACCGGCCAGGTGGTGCGCGTGTGCGGCCAAAGCCTGATCGGAGCATGA
- a CDS encoding acyl-CoA dehydrogenase, whose product MSWFFLVLIIAAAALVYVQARASWWLAFLIVWVAAAHLSGAAGPLATALLAIVLVLPALVLTLRPLRRAWLARPVLEIFRKILPEMSPTERDAIEAGTVWWDAALFSGRPHWDTLLGHGPARLTAEEQSFLDVECQHLCDLANDWETTAVWQDLSPKTWQYIKERGFLGMIIPKQYGGKQFSAYAHSQVIMKLATRCSAAAVSVMVPNSLGPAELLMHYGTEEQKNYYLPRLARGVEIPCFALTSPYAGSDAAAIPDVGIVCQGSFEGRETLGFRVTWDKRYITLGPIATVLGLAFRALDPDHLLGSADEPGITCALIPTSHPGVNIGRRHWPLNAVFQNGPNSGKDVFIPLDWVIGGRAQVGNGWRMLMECLAAGRAISLPSSNVGMAKIAVRGTGAYAAVRRQFRTAVGKFEGVQEALGRMGGNLYVMDAARRLSAHAVDLGEKPSVISAIAKYHITERARKVINDGMDVAAGKGICMGPSNFLARAYQQVPIAITVEGANILTRCLIIFGQGAIRCHPYVLKEMAATREADRGKALRDFDEAFFGHVSFTLSNVVRSFVYGITAGAFIRQPQRAYAPLLPYYRAATRISTVFALLADVSMFVLGGDLKRRERISARLGDVLSQLYLISATLKRFEDEGRQESDLPLVRWGVEDALHQAQEAIDGVLVNYPNRLAAGLVRVLAFPFGLPHRAPSDHLGGAIAELMQTPGAARERLVSDSYVPHPDVDPLGYGELLFALNPRINAIDQKLREAVKQGLLTPMPQSLAHLAAWTEQAQQQGLIDADERQVLDDYARYGAEVVKVDDFAPDFGMLEDLQQRKEALEKAMQLAA is encoded by the coding sequence ATGTCGTGGTTCTTCTTAGTGCTGATCATCGCCGCTGCGGCGCTCGTCTACGTTCAGGCTCGCGCCTCATGGTGGCTCGCCTTCCTGATCGTCTGGGTCGCGGCCGCGCATCTGAGCGGCGCGGCAGGACCGCTCGCCACCGCCCTCCTCGCTATCGTCCTTGTATTGCCTGCGCTGGTTCTGACGCTTAGGCCGCTGCGCCGCGCGTGGCTCGCCAGGCCCGTGCTCGAAATCTTCCGCAAGATCCTGCCTGAGATGTCGCCGACCGAGCGCGATGCCATCGAAGCCGGCACGGTCTGGTGGGACGCCGCCTTATTCTCGGGACGTCCGCATTGGGACACGTTGCTCGGGCACGGTCCCGCCAGGCTCACGGCGGAAGAACAGTCGTTTCTCGATGTCGAATGCCAGCACCTGTGCGATCTCGCCAACGACTGGGAAACCACCGCCGTATGGCAAGACCTCTCGCCGAAGACCTGGCAATACATCAAGGAGCGCGGCTTCCTCGGCATGATCATTCCGAAGCAGTATGGCGGCAAGCAGTTCTCCGCCTACGCGCATTCGCAGGTCATCATGAAGCTCGCCACGCGCTGCTCGGCGGCGGCGGTCTCGGTGATGGTGCCGAACTCGCTCGGCCCGGCCGAGTTGCTGATGCACTACGGCACCGAAGAACAGAAGAACTACTATCTGCCGCGTCTCGCGCGCGGCGTGGAGATCCCCTGCTTCGCGCTGACGAGCCCCTATGCCGGCTCGGATGCCGCGGCGATTCCCGATGTCGGCATCGTCTGCCAGGGCAGCTTCGAAGGCCGCGAGACGCTCGGCTTTCGCGTGACGTGGGACAAGCGCTACATCACGCTGGGACCGATTGCGACCGTGCTAGGCCTCGCGTTTCGCGCGCTCGATCCCGATCATCTGCTCGGCTCCGCGGACGAGCCCGGCATTACCTGCGCACTGATTCCCACCTCGCACCCCGGCGTGAACATCGGCCGCCGTCACTGGCCGCTCAACGCGGTGTTCCAGAACGGTCCGAATTCGGGCAAGGACGTGTTCATCCCGCTCGACTGGGTGATCGGCGGACGCGCGCAAGTGGGCAACGGCTGGCGCATGCTGATGGAGTGTCTCGCTGCCGGCCGGGCTATTTCGCTGCCGTCGTCGAACGTGGGCATGGCGAAGATCGCCGTGCGCGGCACCGGCGCGTATGCCGCCGTGCGGCGCCAGTTCCGCACCGCCGTCGGCAAGTTCGAAGGCGTGCAGGAAGCGCTTGGCCGCATGGGCGGCAACCTGTACGTGATGGACGCGGCGCGGCGGCTCTCCGCGCATGCGGTCGACCTTGGCGAAAAGCCCTCGGTGATCTCCGCGATCGCGAAGTATCACATCACCGAGCGGGCCCGCAAGGTCATCAACGACGGCATGGATGTCGCCGCCGGCAAGGGCATCTGCATGGGCCCGTCGAACTTCCTCGCGCGCGCTTATCAACAGGTGCCGATTGCGATCACCGTCGAAGGCGCCAACATTCTGACGCGCTGCCTGATCATCTTCGGCCAGGGGGCGATCCGTTGCCATCCGTATGTGCTGAAGGAAATGGCCGCGACGCGCGAAGCCGATCGCGGCAAAGCCCTGCGCGATTTCGACGAGGCGTTCTTCGGCCATGTCAGCTTTACGCTGTCGAACGTGGTGCGCAGTTTCGTCTACGGCATCACGGCCGGCGCCTTCATCCGCCAACCGCAGCGCGCCTATGCGCCGCTCCTGCCGTACTACCGCGCGGCGACACGCATCTCCACCGTGTTCGCGCTGCTCGCCGATGTCTCGATGTTCGTGCTGGGCGGCGATCTGAAACGGCGCGAGCGGATTTCCGCGCGCCTCGGCGACGTGCTGTCGCAGCTCTACCTGATCTCCGCGACGCTCAAGCGCTTCGAGGACGAAGGCCGTCAGGAAAGCGATCTGCCGCTCGTGCGCTGGGGTGTCGAGGATGCGTTGCATCAGGCGCAGGAAGCCATCGACGGCGTGCTCGTCAACTATCCGAACCGGCTAGCGGCGGGTCTCGTGCGGGTGCTGGCGTTTCCGTTCGGCCTGCCGCATCGCGCGCCGTCGGACCACCTCGGCGGCGCGATTGCCGAGTTGATGCAAACGCCGGGCGCCGCGCGCGAGCGGCTCGTGTCCGATTCGTATGTGCCGCACCCGGACGTCGATCCGCTCGGCTACGGCGAACTGCTGTTCGCGCTCAATCCGCGCATCAATGCGATCGACCAGAAACTGCGCGAGGCGGTCAAGCAAGGCTTGCTCACACCGATGCCGCAAAGCCTCGCGCACCTCGCCGCGTGGACGGAGCAAGCGCAACAGCAGGGCCTGATCGACGCCGACGAGCGCCAGGTGCTCGACGACTATGCGCGCTATGGCGCCGAGGTGGTGAAGGTCGACGACTTCGCGCCCGACTTCGGCATGCTCGAGGATCTGCAACAGCGCAAGGAGGCGCTCGAAAAAGCGATGCAGCTTGCGGCCTGA
- a CDS encoding TetR/AcrR family transcriptional regulator, which translates to MAVRTTGRHTGDTKSRILDAAEALFIECGYEAMSLRQITSRAEVNLAAVNYHFGSKEALIHAMLARRLDHLNQERVKLLDRFDAMLGPRLTCEHVLGAMFIPALRLSRDPRVGGKAFLRLLGRAYTDPSSFIRDFLNGHYALVAERFFDAFQRALPHLPRDELGWRLHFAIGALSGVLAGTDTDSLITEFSQGKSMNDLQLIARLASLMVAALKAPLPDANQLAAFAAVLGDATDGTADGQDSACGGLSGAEASAAASNVQSHEPERHGGIGSGSVPLRHLAHGAA; encoded by the coding sequence ATGGCAGTTCGCACGACAGGCCGGCATACCGGCGACACGAAGTCACGCATCCTCGACGCCGCAGAAGCGCTTTTTATCGAATGCGGCTATGAGGCCATGTCGTTGCGCCAGATCACCTCGCGTGCCGAGGTCAATCTCGCAGCGGTCAACTATCACTTCGGCAGTAAGGAAGCGCTGATTCACGCGATGCTCGCGCGCCGCCTCGATCATCTCAACCAGGAACGGGTCAAGCTGCTCGATCGCTTCGATGCGATGCTCGGCCCGCGGCTCACCTGCGAACACGTGCTCGGCGCGATGTTCATTCCGGCGTTGCGCCTCTCGCGCGACCCGCGGGTGGGCGGCAAAGCGTTCCTGCGACTGCTCGGGCGCGCTTACACCGATCCGTCGTCGTTCATTCGCGACTTCCTGAACGGGCACTACGCACTGGTGGCCGAGCGCTTCTTCGATGCGTTCCAGCGCGCGCTGCCGCATCTGCCGCGCGACGAACTCGGCTGGCGTCTGCACTTCGCCATCGGCGCGCTGTCCGGCGTACTGGCCGGCACGGACACCGACAGCCTCATCACGGAGTTCTCGCAGGGCAAGTCGATGAACGATCTGCAACTGATCGCACGGCTTGCGTCGCTGATGGTGGCAGCGCTCAAGGCGCCGCTGCCCGACGCCAACCAGTTGGCCGCTTTCGCGGCCGTGCTGGGCGACGCCACCGACGGTACGGCCGACGGTCAGGACAGTGCTTGCGGCGGCCTGTCCGGCGCCGAGGCGAGCGCCGCGGCGTCCAACGTTCAGTCGCACGAACCGGAGCGTCACGGCGGTATCGGCAGCGGCTCGGTGCCCTTGCGGCACCTCGCACACGGCGCAGCCTGA
- a CDS encoding MFS transporter, producing the protein MSWTREQKNVTIAAYLGWTLDAFDFFLMVFILKDIASEFGTDVKTVAFGITLSLMMRPVGALIFGWLADKFGRRPTLMVNIACYSLLELLSGFSPNLTTLLVLRALFGIAMGGEWGVGGALTMETVPAKSRGIVSGLLQAGYPSGYLLASVVFGVLYQYIGWRGMFMVGVLPALLVLYVRAHVPESPAFKTLEKRARPGLLATLKKNVTLSIYAIVLMTAFNFFSHGSQDLYPTFLREQHHFDAHTVSLISIVLNIGAICGGLFFGFLSEKIGRKRAIFIAALIALPVLPVWAFSTTPVLLAVGAFLMQISVQGAWGVIPVHLNEISPDEIRATFPGLVYQLGNLFASVNAPLQAGLAEQHGNNYAMVMAVVIGIVAVVIAVLIPFSRERRGIDMTQSAKEVAAV; encoded by the coding sequence ATGAGTTGGACTCGGGAACAGAAAAACGTCACGATTGCGGCGTACCTGGGATGGACACTGGACGCATTCGATTTCTTTCTAATGGTGTTCATATTGAAAGATATCGCGAGCGAATTCGGTACCGACGTGAAGACCGTCGCCTTTGGGATCACGTTGAGTCTCATGATGCGCCCGGTCGGCGCGCTCATTTTTGGCTGGCTCGCCGATAAATTCGGCCGCCGCCCCACGCTGATGGTCAACATCGCGTGCTATTCGCTGCTCGAACTGTTATCGGGTTTCTCGCCTAACCTCACCACCCTGCTCGTGCTGCGCGCGTTGTTCGGTATCGCCATGGGCGGCGAATGGGGTGTCGGCGGCGCACTGACCATGGAAACCGTGCCGGCCAAATCGCGCGGCATCGTCTCCGGTCTGCTGCAAGCCGGCTATCCAAGCGGCTATCTGCTCGCCTCGGTGGTATTCGGGGTGCTGTACCAGTACATCGGCTGGCGCGGCATGTTCATGGTCGGCGTGCTGCCCGCGCTGCTGGTCCTCTATGTGCGCGCGCATGTGCCTGAGTCGCCGGCATTCAAGACACTGGAAAAGCGCGCACGGCCGGGGCTGCTGGCCACGCTGAAGAAGAACGTCACATTGTCGATCTACGCGATCGTCCTGATGACCGCGTTCAATTTCTTCTCGCACGGCTCGCAGGACCTGTACCCCACCTTCCTGCGCGAACAGCATCACTTCGATGCGCATACGGTCTCGCTGATTTCCATCGTGCTGAATATCGGCGCCATCTGCGGCGGGCTGTTCTTCGGCTTCCTGTCGGAGAAGATCGGCCGCAAGCGCGCCATCTTTATCGCTGCGCTGATCGCCCTGCCGGTGCTGCCGGTGTGGGCCTTTTCGACCACGCCGGTGCTGCTCGCAGTGGGCGCCTTCCTGATGCAGATCTCGGTGCAAGGCGCATGGGGTGTGATCCCGGTGCATCTGAACGAAATCTCGCCGGATGAAATCCGCGCCACGTTCCCGGGCCTCGTGTACCAGCTCGGCAACCTGTTCGCCTCGGTCAACGCGCCGCTGCAAGCAGGCCTCGCCGAGCAGCACGGCAACAACTATGCGATGGTGATGGCGGTGGTCATCGGCATCGTGGCCGTGGTAATTGCGGTACTGATTCCGTTTAGTCGTGAACGTCGAGGCATAGATATGACACAATCTGCCAAAGAGGTCGCCGCGGTTTAA